A single Agrococcus sp. ARC_14 DNA region contains:
- a CDS encoding Gfo/Idh/MocA family oxidoreductase produces the protein MNLHSLLQRRAADAGPIRVGVIGAGKFASMFLTQASVTPELHVIGVADINVPKAKDALERTGWSAERYAATSLDEAARTGLTAVVDDSMALIAHPSVEVILEITGNPLVGTDHAIAAIDNGKHVIMVNVEADCMVGPLLQRRAAAAGVVYSMAYGDQPALISELVDWCRTVGFEVVGAGKGTKYLPEYHYSTPDTVWDHYGFSDEQLASGDFNPKMFNSFLDGTKSAIEMAAVANGAGLTPQLDGLAFPPAGVDDLPHIFRPHAIGGSLDHAGTVEIASSLHRDGSEVERDLRWGVWVTFEAKTDYAVQCFAEYGVKTDETGRFGSLYRPYHMIGLELGVSIASAVLRGEATGAPTGFRGDVVTTAKRDLRAGETLDGEGGFTVFGKLRPARFSLEHHALPLGLAHGAKLIRDVPKDRSVTWDDVETDASLSAVRVRRELEAEFRAEHAATIP, from the coding sequence ATGAACCTGCACTCGCTGCTGCAGCGCCGCGCCGCAGACGCCGGCCCCATCCGCGTCGGTGTGATCGGGGCGGGCAAGTTCGCCTCGATGTTCTTGACCCAGGCATCGGTCACGCCCGAGCTTCACGTCATCGGCGTCGCCGACATCAACGTGCCCAAGGCGAAGGACGCGCTCGAGCGCACCGGCTGGAGTGCCGAGCGCTACGCCGCGACGAGCCTCGACGAGGCCGCCCGCACCGGGCTCACGGCCGTCGTCGACGACTCGATGGCGCTCATCGCGCACCCGTCTGTCGAGGTCATCCTCGAGATCACCGGCAACCCGCTCGTCGGCACCGACCATGCGATCGCCGCCATCGACAACGGCAAGCACGTGATCATGGTCAACGTCGAGGCAGACTGCATGGTGGGGCCGCTGCTGCAGCGCCGCGCCGCCGCGGCCGGCGTCGTCTACTCGATGGCCTACGGCGATCAGCCCGCTCTGATCTCCGAGCTGGTCGACTGGTGCCGCACGGTCGGCTTCGAGGTCGTCGGCGCGGGCAAGGGCACGAAGTACCTCCCCGAGTACCACTACTCGACCCCCGACACCGTGTGGGACCACTACGGCTTCAGTGACGAGCAGCTCGCCTCCGGCGACTTCAACCCCAAGATGTTCAACTCCTTCCTCGACGGCACGAAGTCGGCCATCGAGATGGCCGCGGTCGCCAACGGCGCCGGCCTCACGCCGCAGCTCGACGGGCTGGCGTTCCCGCCCGCCGGCGTCGACGACCTGCCGCACATCTTCCGTCCGCACGCCATCGGCGGCTCGCTCGACCATGCCGGCACGGTCGAGATCGCCTCGAGCCTTCACCGCGACGGCAGCGAGGTCGAGCGCGACCTGCGCTGGGGCGTCTGGGTCACCTTCGAGGCGAAGACCGACTACGCGGTGCAGTGCTTCGCCGAGTACGGCGTCAAGACCGACGAGACCGGCCGCTTCGGCTCCCTCTACCGGCCGTACCACATGATCGGCCTCGAGCTCGGGGTCTCGATCGCCAGCGCCGTGCTGCGCGGCGAGGCCACAGGAGCGCCAACGGGCTTCCGCGGCGACGTCGTGACGACCGCCAAGCGCGACCTTCGAGCCGGCGAGACGCTCGACGGCGAAGGGGGCTTCACCGTCTTCGGCAAGCTGCGCCCCGCCCGCTTCTCGCTCGAGCACCATGCCCTTCCCCTCGGTCTCGCACACGGCGCCAAGCTCATCCGCGATGTGCCCAAGGACCGCTCGGTCACCTGGGACGACGTCGAGACGGATGCGTCGCTGTCGGCAGTGCGGGTCCGTCGCGAGCTCGAGGCGGAGTTCCGCGCGGAGCACGCCGCAACGATCCCGTAA
- a CDS encoding SDR family NAD(P)-dependent oxidoreductase — protein MTDPTASAPQRTAVVTGAASERGIGMAVADRYAREGWAVVILDLDGERSAQVAAEIGARHGVPAFGTVVDVADEAKVLAAHAAVQAEVDAGRLPLVGALANIAGITSPVPFLETTLALWNTVMAVNATGTYLVTKAFLPGMLDAGWGRIVTMSSVSAQRGGGVFGKVPYSAAKAAILGFTKALAREIADSGVTINSVTPGAADTNIRVGSTAESEARLAADIPIGRVATTDEIAAVFSFLSSADASYLQGTNIDINGASHLH, from the coding sequence ATGACCGACCCCACCGCATCCGCCCCGCAGCGCACTGCTGTCGTCACCGGTGCCGCCTCAGAGCGCGGCATCGGCATGGCCGTGGCCGACCGCTACGCCCGCGAGGGCTGGGCGGTCGTGATCCTCGACCTCGACGGCGAGCGCTCCGCGCAGGTCGCCGCCGAGATCGGCGCACGGCACGGCGTGCCCGCGTTCGGCACCGTCGTCGACGTCGCCGACGAGGCCAAGGTGCTCGCCGCCCATGCTGCCGTGCAGGCCGAGGTCGACGCAGGCCGCCTGCCGCTGGTCGGCGCGCTCGCCAACATCGCCGGCATCACATCCCCCGTGCCCTTCCTCGAGACCACGCTCGCGCTCTGGAACACCGTGATGGCCGTCAACGCCACCGGCACCTACCTCGTGACGAAGGCGTTCCTGCCGGGGATGCTTGACGCCGGCTGGGGCCGCATCGTCACCATGTCGTCGGTCTCGGCGCAGCGCGGCGGCGGCGTGTTCGGCAAGGTGCCCTATTCGGCTGCGAAGGCAGCGATCCTGGGCTTCACCAAGGCGCTCGCGCGCGAGATCGCCGACTCGGGCGTGACGATCAACTCCGTCACGCCGGGCGCGGCCGACACCAACATCCGCGTCGGCTCGACGGCGGAATCCGAGGCTCGGCTCGCCGCCGACATCCCGATCGGCCGGGTCGCGACCACCGACGAGATCGCTGCAGTCTTCAGCTTCCTCTCCAGCGCCGATGCCTCCTACCTCCAGGGCACGAACATCGACATCAACGGCGCAAGCCACCTCCACTGA
- a CDS encoding TRAP transporter small permease has protein sequence MPALLERVLTLLDRIVQWACVIALVVITGSVSWQVLTRYVTRDSASWTVELASLAFVWLSMLAIALGVRQGRHMVLDIWEYVPERRWLRITITTIASVLVLATLVALTVFGMEALPSAMRRTMPGMDLPFGFISLAVPVGSAIAAIFAVEAWWKLVREPDPEVDPLPSAVLFQSEEDTMVKGEI, from the coding sequence ATGCCAGCACTGCTCGAGCGCGTACTGACGCTGCTCGACCGCATCGTCCAATGGGCATGCGTCATCGCACTGGTCGTGATCACGGGTTCCGTGAGCTGGCAGGTGCTCACCCGCTACGTCACCCGCGACTCCGCGTCGTGGACCGTCGAGCTCGCCTCGCTCGCCTTCGTCTGGCTGTCCATGCTGGCGATCGCGCTGGGCGTGCGCCAGGGCCGCCACATGGTGCTCGACATCTGGGAGTACGTGCCTGAGCGTCGCTGGCTCCGCATCACGATCACGACGATCGCGAGCGTGCTCGTGCTCGCGACGCTCGTCGCGCTGACCGTCTTCGGCATGGAGGCGCTGCCCAGCGCGATGCGGCGCACCATGCCGGGCATGGATCTGCCGTTCGGCTTCATCTCGCTCGCGGTGCCGGTCGGCAGTGCGATCGCCGCGATCTTCGCGGTCGAGGCCTGGTGGAAGCTCGTGCGCGAGCCAGACCCCGAGGTCGACCCGCTGCCCTCGGCAGTGCTGTTCCAGTCCGAGGAGGACACCATGGTGAAGGGCGAGATCTGA
- a CDS encoding sugar phosphate isomerase/epimerase: MSLPSRLGCSTITFQHLSLADALVEIAALGATEIDLGALPGVCDHVPFDLDDAAIARVVAAVTASGLRVRSVNGDIGDLNDPAADELARAQHLDRLLRLSAAIGADALVLPCGALDHAPITDERSDLDRVAYALATAADAAHLRGVELWIESLHFLRFSWSRERADALHARLDAAGARVGIVLDVAHVTAAGDSIAQTVADWQGRITHVHLRDAVRGDFSRRIGEGEVDFAAAFDALTEIGYSGGFSLEQPTRAYVDDATAVAGDDRRVELASIADRSLTRLRDAMAASLHQ; the protein is encoded by the coding sequence ATGTCGCTACCCAGCAGGCTGGGGTGCTCGACGATCACGTTCCAGCACCTGTCGCTGGCGGACGCGCTCGTCGAGATCGCCGCACTCGGCGCGACCGAGATCGACCTCGGCGCGCTGCCCGGCGTCTGCGATCACGTGCCCTTCGACCTCGACGATGCCGCCATCGCTCGCGTCGTCGCAGCGGTCACCGCCTCCGGCCTGCGCGTCCGCAGCGTCAACGGCGACATCGGCGATCTCAACGACCCGGCTGCCGACGAGCTCGCCCGCGCGCAGCACCTCGACCGCTTGCTGCGGCTGTCGGCGGCGATCGGCGCCGACGCGCTCGTGCTCCCCTGCGGCGCGCTCGACCACGCGCCGATCACCGACGAGCGATCCGATCTCGATCGCGTCGCCTACGCTCTCGCCACCGCCGCCGATGCCGCACACCTCCGCGGTGTCGAGCTCTGGATCGAGTCGCTGCACTTCCTGCGCTTCAGCTGGAGCCGCGAGCGCGCCGACGCCCTGCACGCGCGGCTCGACGCCGCCGGCGCCCGGGTCGGCATCGTGCTCGACGTCGCCCACGTCACCGCAGCTGGCGACAGCATCGCCCAGACCGTCGCCGACTGGCAGGGCCGCATCACCCACGTGCACCTGCGCGACGCGGTACGCGGCGACTTCAGTCGCCGCATCGGCGAGGGCGAGGTCGACTTCGCCGCCGCCTTCGACGCCCTGACGGAGATCGGCTACTCGGGCGGCTTCTCCCTCGAGCAGCCCACCCGCGCCTACGTCGATGACGCCACCGCCGTCGCCGGCGACGATCGCCGCGTCGAGCTCGCCTCCATCGCCGACCGATCCCTCACCCGCCTGCGCGACGCGATGGCCGCGTCGCTGCACCAGTGA
- a CDS encoding NAD(P)-dependent oxidoreductase yields MTTRSLSLIGLGAMGLPMARLLAARGALTVHNRSVPRAHALAAEAASITVAPTPAGAAAEVVLTVLPDLPEVRAILAGPDGLLAGWRDASVARPMLVVMGTVSAVALRELAAELAEQGVEVVDAPMSGGVLGAAAGRLSIFVGGTDAQAAEVAAVLEPCASRVTRMGPVGAGATAKLCNQLVVAESVTALSEAFALARASGIDAAVLADALGSGLAGSEVLRQKRHHWIDEAFEAGGTIDYQVKDLRYAQQAAAAAGLRLRAAETALAMFEAASAAGDGGLDHSGVYRQVLRD; encoded by the coding sequence GTGACGACGCGCTCGCTCAGCCTCATCGGGCTGGGGGCGATGGGCCTGCCGATGGCCCGTCTGCTGGCCGCTCGCGGCGCGCTCACGGTGCACAACCGGAGCGTGCCGCGGGCGCACGCGCTGGCTGCGGAGGCCGCCTCGATCACGGTCGCACCGACGCCCGCTGGCGCGGCCGCCGAGGTGGTGCTGACCGTGCTGCCCGATCTGCCGGAGGTGCGCGCGATCCTCGCAGGCCCCGACGGCCTGCTCGCGGGCTGGCGTGACGCATCCGTCGCCCGCCCGATGCTCGTCGTCATGGGCACGGTCTCTGCGGTGGCGCTGCGGGAGCTGGCGGCGGAGCTGGCCGAGCAGGGAGTAGAGGTCGTGGATGCGCCCATGTCGGGCGGCGTGCTGGGCGCGGCAGCGGGGCGGCTGAGCATCTTCGTCGGCGGCACCGACGCGCAGGCGGCCGAGGTGGCCGCCGTGCTCGAGCCGTGCGCCAGCCGGGTCACGCGCATGGGACCGGTCGGCGCAGGCGCGACCGCGAAGCTCTGCAACCAGCTGGTCGTGGCGGAGTCGGTGACGGCGCTGTCGGAGGCCTTCGCGCTCGCGCGCGCGAGCGGCATCGACGCCGCGGTGCTCGCCGACGCGCTTGGCTCGGGCCTGGCCGGCAGCGAGGTGCTGCGGCAGAAGCGCCACCACTGGATCGACGAGGCGTTCGAGGCCGGCGGCACGATCGACTACCAGGTGAAGGATCTGCGCTACGCGCAGCAGGCGGCGGCTGCCGCGGGCCTGCGCCTGCGTGCTGCTGAGACGGCGCTCGCGATGTTCGAGGCGGCCTCTGCTGCCGGCGACGGCGGCCTCGATCACAGCGGCGTCTACCGGCAGGTGCTGAGGGATTGA
- a CDS encoding TRAP transporter substrate-binding protein, translating into MRNSIKALAGVGIVALALTGCSSAGDPAGGDAGNGDGTYSLVLGHAGSTEDPRQWAAEQFAERIEVATDGRVTVEVHSDSTLGTWEEMIDGLQIGSTDIVIESMLSVEAYTDLASIETAPFLYDSDEQFFEVWEGELGQEIHGAVTEASGYALLGNMYRGSRELTTKDPVTSLADVEGLTIRTPSAQTMMDTWNALGARAEALPFNEVYSALESGVLDGQENPLDAILFNSIHEVAPNVTMSDHMYANYHFLMWDEALQGYPEDIRTAIQEVSAEVGQEYTENTVTNLEDYRTQLEEGGAVFHELEDREAWIDATQPVVEGLPDQVQTWVEQIRTM; encoded by the coding sequence ATGCGCAACTCCATCAAGGCTCTCGCGGGCGTGGGCATCGTCGCCCTCGCTCTCACCGGCTGCTCATCTGCAGGCGACCCCGCCGGCGGCGACGCCGGCAACGGCGACGGCACCTACTCGCTCGTGCTCGGCCACGCCGGCTCCACCGAGGATCCGCGCCAGTGGGCTGCGGAGCAGTTCGCCGAGCGGATCGAGGTGGCCACCGACGGTCGCGTCACCGTCGAGGTGCACTCCGACTCCACCCTCGGCACCTGGGAGGAGATGATCGACGGGCTGCAGATCGGCAGCACCGACATCGTCATCGAGTCGATGCTCTCCGTCGAGGCCTACACCGACCTCGCCTCGATCGAGACGGCCCCGTTCCTCTATGACAGCGACGAGCAGTTCTTCGAGGTCTGGGAGGGCGAGCTCGGCCAGGAGATCCACGGCGCTGTGACCGAGGCATCGGGCTACGCGCTGCTGGGCAACATGTATCGCGGATCGCGCGAGCTCACCACCAAGGATCCGGTGACCTCGCTCGCCGACGTCGAGGGCCTCACCATCCGCACGCCCAGCGCGCAGACGATGATGGACACCTGGAACGCGCTCGGCGCCCGCGCAGAGGCGCTGCCGTTCAACGAGGTCTACTCCGCGCTCGAGTCGGGTGTGCTCGACGGCCAGGAGAACCCGCTCGACGCGATCCTGTTCAACTCGATCCATGAGGTCGCGCCCAACGTCACGATGAGCGACCACATGTACGCGAACTACCACTTCCTCATGTGGGACGAAGCGCTGCAGGGCTACCCGGAGGACATCCGCACGGCCATCCAGGAGGTCTCGGCAGAGGTGGGCCAGGAGTACACGGAGAACACCGTGACGAACCTGGAGGACTACCGCACGCAGCTCGAGGAGGGCGGCGCCGTCTTCCACGAGCTCGAGGATCGCGAGGCCTGGATCGACGCGACGCAGCCGGTCGTCGAGGGACTGCCCGACCAGGTGCAGACCTGGGTCGAGCAGATCCGGACCATGTGA
- a CDS encoding transketolase C-terminal domain-containing protein, whose protein sequence is MTTTTTPPRFERKGPSTSAMIASIADPDQRTTAAPFGHALAQLAETDQRVVGLTADLGKYTDMHIFAKAHPERFFQMGMSEQLLFGAAAGMAETGLVPFASTYSVFAARRAYDFIALDIAEPNLNVNVVGGLPGLTTGYGPSHQATEDVAIFRGLPNLTIVDPCDAIDIAQAVPQLAAHEGPTYLRLLRGKVPTVLDEYDYTFELGKAKVLRGGADVVFVSSGLMTMRALQAADALAAHKVDVAVVHAPTIKPFDAETVLAELDTPRLAVTLENHTVVGGLFETVAAAAARRGLGRRIVPIGLPDAFLDAGALPTLHDRYGLTKDRIVETVLRELG, encoded by the coding sequence ATGACGACCACCACCACCCCGCCCCGCTTCGAGCGCAAGGGTCCGAGCACGAGCGCGATGATCGCGTCCATCGCCGATCCCGACCAGCGCACCACCGCTGCCCCCTTCGGACACGCGCTCGCGCAGCTGGCCGAGACCGACCAGCGCGTGGTCGGGCTCACCGCCGACCTCGGCAAGTACACCGACATGCACATCTTCGCGAAGGCCCACCCCGAGCGGTTCTTCCAGATGGGCATGAGCGAGCAGCTGCTCTTCGGCGCGGCCGCCGGCATGGCTGAGACGGGCCTCGTGCCCTTCGCCTCGACCTACTCGGTCTTCGCCGCCCGCCGTGCGTACGACTTCATCGCGCTCGACATCGCCGAGCCGAACCTCAACGTCAACGTGGTCGGCGGCCTGCCGGGCCTCACGACCGGCTACGGCCCGAGCCACCAGGCGACCGAGGACGTGGCGATCTTCCGCGGCCTGCCGAACTTGACGATCGTCGACCCGTGCGACGCGATCGACATCGCGCAGGCCGTGCCGCAGCTCGCGGCCCACGAGGGCCCGACCTACCTGCGCCTGCTGCGCGGCAAGGTGCCGACGGTGCTCGACGAGTACGACTACACGTTCGAGCTCGGCAAGGCCAAGGTGCTGCGCGGCGGCGCCGACGTCGTCTTCGTGTCGTCGGGCCTCATGACCATGCGTGCGCTGCAGGCGGCGGATGCGCTGGCGGCCCACAAGGTCGACGTGGCGGTCGTGCACGCTCCCACCATCAAGCCGTTCGACGCCGAGACCGTGCTCGCAGAGCTCGACACCCCGCGCCTGGCGGTGACGCTCGAGAACCACACGGTGGTCGGCGGGCTGTTCGAGACGGTGGCGGCTGCGGCCGCCCGCAGGGGCCTCGGCCGGCGGATCGTGCCGATCGGGCTCCCGGATGCGTTCCTGGACGCGGGCGCGCTGCCCACGCTGCACGACCGCTACGGTCTGACGAAGGACCGCATCGTCGAGACCGTCCTGCGCGAGCTCGGCTGA
- a CDS encoding antibiotic biosynthesis monooxygenase, whose product MTEPITPDEALVVTATFRPVEGARERVLAAMERVIPRVHEEAGCNLYAIQEAEDGTIIMIEHWDSAALLDEHGAGVPVAEFNAELEGLLASPVEVTRYTPIPIGGRKGVVLG is encoded by the coding sequence ATGACCGAACCCATCACACCCGACGAGGCGCTCGTCGTCACGGCGACCTTCCGGCCGGTGGAGGGCGCGCGCGAGCGTGTGCTCGCCGCCATGGAGCGCGTCATCCCGCGTGTGCACGAGGAGGCGGGCTGCAACCTCTACGCGATCCAGGAGGCCGAGGACGGCACGATCATCATGATCGAGCATTGGGATTCCGCCGCCCTGCTCGACGAGCACGGCGCCGGCGTGCCGGTCGCGGAGTTCAACGCAGAGCTCGAGGGGCTGCTCGCCAGCCCCGTCGAGGTGACGCGCTACACGCCGATCCCGATCGGCGGGCGCAAGGGCGTCGTGCTGGGCTGA
- a CDS encoding GntR family transcriptional regulator has product MAIDAQFSSLGAIERVTRRELILDRLREAVTTGELAQGTHLGETELSASLGVSRGTLREALRHLEEEGLLTKDARGRLSVRVVTTAEVRDIFDVRFALEALAIDAVCQRDDLDTVIETLRAALERMVQSERGPIADQVAADLAFHESICIASGNHTLVESWRRVSGLARAVITAAGRDTAIANMAAERHAPIVDAIATGDADAARAVLREHNSSAREAIVGRLEDAEARA; this is encoded by the coding sequence ATGGCTATCGACGCCCAGTTCTCCTCGCTCGGCGCCATCGAGCGCGTCACCCGGCGCGAGCTCATCCTCGACCGGCTCCGCGAGGCGGTGACGACCGGCGAGCTCGCCCAGGGCACCCACTTGGGCGAGACCGAGCTCAGCGCGTCGCTCGGTGTCTCCCGCGGCACGCTGCGCGAGGCGCTGCGGCACCTCGAGGAGGAGGGGCTGCTGACGAAGGATGCGCGCGGCCGGCTCTCGGTGCGGGTCGTCACGACCGCTGAGGTGCGCGACATCTTCGACGTGCGCTTCGCCCTCGAGGCCCTCGCCATCGATGCCGTGTGCCAGCGCGACGATCTCGACACCGTGATCGAGACGCTCCGCGCGGCTCTCGAGCGCATGGTCCAGAGCGAGCGGGGCCCGATCGCCGACCAGGTGGCCGCCGACCTCGCGTTCCATGAGTCCATCTGCATCGCCAGCGGCAATCACACGCTCGTCGAGTCGTGGCGCCGAGTGAGCGGCCTCGCCCGCGCGGTCATCACTGCCGCCGGCCGCGACACCGCCATCGCCAACATGGCTGCCGAGCGCCACGCTCCGATCGTCGACGCAATCGCCACGGGCGATGCCGACGCGGCGCGGGCCGTGCTGCGCGAGCACAACAGCTCGGCCCGCGAGGCGATCGTCGGCAGGCTCGAGGACGCCGAAGCGCGCGCCTGA
- a CDS encoding Gfo/Idh/MocA family oxidoreductase, whose product MNLHELLKEREAQGKPITVGLIGSGRFGTMYLAQARNIPGVRVAAIADINTARARESLARVDWPEDAIVDSVDELAEGKTAVIADAMELFRTDIDVIVEATGNPIVGIKHALAAIETGKHVMMVTVEADALAGPALAQRAKQAGVVYSMAFGDQPALIWELIDWARTSGFEVVCAGKGAKYLPGYNQMNPDNVWDHWEFSDELKQSGQLNPYMHTSFRDGTKAAIEMAAVANASALVPSDEGISFTPGNLEEIATVCRPKEVGGVLAHKGTVDVMSSYTREGDWIPHNTQEGVFVVVKATNAYVAECFQEYPWHPDPTGQYAALYRPYHYVGLELNVSIANAVLRGVATGTAVGFTADVVATAKKDLAAGDTLDGEGGFAVYGKLVSARTSVAEGYLPVALAHHVPLKRDIAQGESVRWSDVEVDDSLAQAIELRRETEALAAAVAH is encoded by the coding sequence ATGAACCTGCACGAGCTGCTCAAGGAGCGCGAAGCACAGGGCAAGCCGATCACGGTCGGGCTGATCGGCTCCGGCCGCTTCGGCACCATGTACCTGGCACAGGCGCGCAACATCCCCGGTGTGCGCGTCGCCGCGATCGCCGACATCAACACCGCAAGAGCCCGTGAGTCGTTGGCCCGAGTCGACTGGCCGGAGGACGCCATCGTCGACTCGGTCGATGAGCTCGCCGAAGGCAAGACGGCGGTCATCGCCGACGCCATGGAGCTGTTCCGCACCGACATCGACGTGATCGTCGAGGCGACCGGCAACCCGATCGTCGGCATCAAGCACGCGCTCGCCGCGATCGAGACCGGCAAGCACGTGATGATGGTCACGGTCGAGGCGGATGCGCTGGCTGGCCCCGCGCTCGCGCAGCGCGCCAAGCAGGCCGGGGTCGTCTACTCGATGGCCTTCGGCGATCAGCCGGCGCTCATCTGGGAGCTCATCGACTGGGCGCGCACCTCGGGCTTCGAGGTGGTCTGCGCCGGCAAGGGCGCGAAGTACCTGCCCGGCTACAACCAGATGAACCCCGACAACGTGTGGGACCACTGGGAGTTCTCGGACGAGCTGAAGCAGTCGGGCCAGCTCAACCCATACATGCACACCTCGTTCCGCGACGGCACGAAGGCCGCGATCGAGATGGCCGCCGTCGCCAACGCCTCAGCGCTCGTGCCGAGCGATGAGGGCATCTCGTTCACGCCCGGCAACCTCGAGGAGATCGCGACCGTCTGCCGTCCGAAGGAGGTGGGTGGCGTGCTCGCGCACAAGGGCACCGTCGACGTGATGTCGAGCTACACCCGCGAGGGCGACTGGATTCCCCACAACACGCAGGAGGGCGTCTTCGTCGTGGTCAAGGCCACGAACGCCTACGTCGCCGAGTGCTTCCAGGAGTACCCGTGGCATCCAGACCCCACGGGGCAGTACGCGGCGCTCTACCGGCCGTACCACTACGTCGGGCTCGAGCTGAACGTCTCGATCGCCAATGCTGTGCTGCGCGGCGTCGCGACGGGCACGGCTGTGGGGTTCACGGCGGATGTGGTGGCGACGGCCAAGAAGGATCTGGCCGCGGGCGACACGCTCGACGGCGAGGGCGGCTTCGCGGTCTACGGCAAGCTCGTCTCGGCCCGCACCTCGGTGGCCGAGGGCTACCTGCCGGTGGCGCTCGCGCACCACGTGCCGCTCAAGCGCGACATCGCACAGGGCGAGAGCGTGCGCTGGTCCGACGTCGAGGTCGACGACTCGCTCGCCCAGGCGATCGAGCTGCGGCGCGAGACCGAGGCGCTCGCGGCAGCCGTCGCGCACTAG
- a CDS encoding TRAP transporter large permease: MGPLLLGNFAGAMLLRVPIGFALAIASMLTIWIVTDTPLAIGAQRIVAGITPFALLAIPLFILAGGIMNAGGITKRLLNLADSIVGGMRGGLAQTNVLSALFFGGISGSAVADISSLGRILIPAMKARDYRAAYSAAVTAAAPIVAPIMPPSITMIVYGVVSGTSIGQLFFAGIVPAILYIAMVMVTVHLTVRKRGFTEDLQANTANIDLIGKTPKEERPPFWKSLWGATPALLLPLLILGGIRFGWFTATEASAVAVVYALLVGVFIYRELTLKKLISSLAESSLMVGLIMLVLAAAQLYSWALTSGGVPQAAADAIFGFSDSLVVLLILVNVLLLIAGMFIEANAALIIITPILYPVLTELGVDPVHLGIIIVVNLGIGLITPPVGIALMLSSEIAKVKFISAIRASWPFLLCGLVYMILITYIPQISLWLPSLLSVSAE, translated from the coding sequence ATGGGGCCGCTGCTGCTCGGAAACTTCGCCGGAGCGATGCTCCTGCGCGTGCCCATCGGCTTCGCGCTGGCCATCGCCTCCATGCTGACGATCTGGATCGTCACCGACACCCCGCTCGCGATCGGTGCGCAGCGCATCGTCGCCGGCATCACGCCGTTCGCGCTGCTGGCCATTCCGCTGTTCATCCTTGCCGGCGGCATCATGAACGCCGGCGGCATCACCAAGCGCCTGCTCAACCTCGCCGATTCGATCGTCGGTGGGATGCGCGGCGGCCTGGCGCAGACGAACGTGCTCTCCGCCCTCTTCTTCGGCGGCATCTCGGGTTCGGCCGTCGCCGACATCTCGAGCCTCGGCCGCATCCTCATCCCCGCGATGAAGGCACGCGACTACCGGGCCGCCTACTCGGCAGCGGTGACCGCCGCTGCCCCGATCGTGGCGCCCATCATGCCGCCGTCGATCACGATGATCGTCTACGGCGTGGTCTCTGGCACGTCGATCGGGCAGCTCTTCTTCGCCGGCATCGTGCCCGCGATCCTCTACATCGCGATGGTGATGGTCACGGTGCACCTGACGGTGCGCAAGCGCGGCTTCACCGAGGACCTCCAGGCCAACACCGCGAACATCGACCTCATCGGCAAGACGCCGAAGGAGGAGCGCCCGCCGTTCTGGAAGTCGCTGTGGGGCGCCACGCCCGCGCTGCTGCTGCCGCTGCTCATCCTCGGCGGCATCCGCTTCGGCTGGTTCACCGCCACCGAGGCATCCGCGGTCGCCGTGGTCTACGCGCTGCTCGTCGGCGTCTTCATCTACCGCGAGCTGACGCTGAAGAAGCTCATCTCCTCGCTCGCGGAGTCCTCGCTCATGGTCGGGTTGATCATGCTGGTGCTCGCCGCAGCGCAGCTCTACTCCTGGGCGCTCACCTCTGGCGGCGTGCCGCAGGCTGCTGCCGACGCGATCTTCGGGTTCAGCGACAGCCTCGTGGTGCTGCTGATCCTCGTGAACGTGCTGCTGCTGATCGCAGGCATGTTCATCGAGGCGAACGCGGCGCTCATCATCATCACGCCCATCCTCTACCCGGTGCTCACCGAGCTCGGCGTCGACCCCGTGCACCTGGGCATCATCATCGTCGTCAACCTGGGCATCGGCCTCATCACGCCGCCCGTCGGCATCGCTCTGATGCTGTCGTCCGAGATCGCGAAGGTGAAGTTCATCTCGGCGATCCGCGCCTCGTGGCCGTTCCTGCTGTGCGGCCTCGTCTACATGATCCTCATCACCTACATCCCGCAGATCTCACTCTGGCTGCCGTCGCTGCTGTCGGTCAGCGCCGAGTGA